Proteins co-encoded in one Alcanivorax sp. genomic window:
- a CDS encoding acetyl-CoA C-acetyltransferase yields MLAGKAVRKVAIIGGNRIPFARSNTAYIDTSNQDMLTAAIDGLVDRFKLHGQKIDEVAAGAVMKHARDFNLVRESVLGSKLAPETPAYDLQQACGTGLEAAILVANKIALGQIDCAIAGGVDTTSDAPLGVNEEARKVFMALNRAKTNGERAKLGLKLLNPKSLMPDIPKNGEPRTGLAMGDHQAITAKEWAIPREEQDELAWKSHQNLAKSYEDGWQDDLITPFKGLTRDNNMRGDSTLEKLATLKPCFGGPDGTMTPANSTPLTDGASAVLLATEEWAKERGLPVLAYLTLGEAAAVDFIGKKEGLLMAPAYAVPSMLDKAGITLQDFDFYEIHEAFASQVLSTLKMWEDEKFCKETLGRKEVLGSIDRSKLNVKGSSLAAGHPFAATGGRIIANAAKLLNEKGSGRALISVCAAGGQGVVAILEK; encoded by the coding sequence ATGCTGGCAGGTAAAGCCGTACGCAAGGTTGCCATCATTGGTGGTAACCGTATTCCGTTTGCCCGTTCCAACACTGCCTACATCGATACCAGCAACCAGGACATGCTGACTGCTGCCATTGATGGTTTGGTGGATCGTTTCAAGCTGCACGGTCAGAAGATCGATGAAGTGGCGGCCGGTGCGGTGATGAAGCACGCCCGTGACTTCAACCTGGTGCGTGAGTCCGTACTGGGTTCCAAGCTGGCCCCGGAAACCCCGGCCTATGACCTGCAGCAGGCCTGTGGCACTGGTCTGGAAGCCGCCATTCTGGTGGCCAACAAGATCGCTCTCGGCCAGATCGACTGTGCCATCGCTGGCGGTGTAGACACTACCTCTGACGCCCCCCTTGGTGTGAACGAGGAAGCCCGCAAGGTGTTCATGGCCCTGAACCGCGCCAAGACCAATGGCGAGCGTGCCAAGCTGGGTCTGAAGCTGCTCAACCCGAAGTCCCTGATGCCCGATATCCCCAAGAATGGCGAGCCGCGCACCGGTCTGGCCATGGGTGACCATCAGGCGATTACTGCCAAAGAGTGGGCGATTCCCCGCGAAGAGCAGGACGAGCTGGCATGGAAATCCCACCAGAACCTGGCCAAGTCCTATGAAGACGGCTGGCAGGATGACCTGATCACCCCGTTCAAGGGCCTGACCCGCGACAACAACATGCGCGGTGATTCCACCCTGGAAAAGCTGGCTACCCTGAAGCCCTGTTTCGGTGGGCCGGACGGCACCATGACCCCGGCGAACTCCACGCCGCTGACGGATGGTGCTTCCGCGGTACTGTTGGCCACCGAAGAGTGGGCCAAGGAGCGAGGTTTGCCGGTGCTGGCTTACCTGACCCTGGGTGAAGCGGCGGCTGTGGACTTCATTGGCAAGAAAGAAGGTCTGCTGATGGCCCCTGCCTACGCTGTGCCGAGCATGCTGGACAAGGCGGGCATCACTCTGCAGGACTTCGATTTCTACGAAATCCACGAAGCCTTCGCTTCCCAGGTCCTGTCTACCCTGAAGATGTGGGAAGACGAGAAATTCTGTAAGGAAACCCTGGGCCGCAAAGAAGTCCTGGGCAGCATCGATCGCAGCAAGCTGAACGTGAAAGGCTCCTCTCTGGCAGCCGGTCACCCGTTCGCTGCCACCGGTGGCCGTATCATCGCCAACGCCGCCAAGTTGCTGAACGAGAAGGGCTCCGGCCGTGCACTGATCTCCGTGTGTGCTGCTGGCGGTCAGGGTGTGGTAGCGATTCTCGAGAAGTAA
- a CDS encoding 3-oxoacyl-ACP reductase, with product MSDTYQAIANSPMGKALFGAVNLPIPVILDRWQPGQASFIKGRVLVGAANGSTGVDSILSTLKGAPEAQLSVLANTSTATELQKKAGKAGVDAENYTATREDDAKFKGLVFDATGIQNPDELKALWEFFHPVIRKLDKCARVVVIGRTPEKQSGATRVAQRALEGFTRSVGKEIKKGATVQLVYVDEGAEAQLASPLHFFLSPKSAYVSAQVVRVTESGFKAAKFNWDKPLAGKKALVTGGSRGIGAAIAEVLARDGATVTVLDIPPMAEDLSKVAGQIGGDTLELDITAPEAPDAIAAKGKEVGGFDVIVHNAGVTRDKMLGNMSEKLWDMVLDINIASQLRINEKLLAEGAINKGGSIISISSIAGIAGNLGQTNYGASKAAVIGMIDAFKDEYAEKGITINAVAPGFIETQMTAAIPFTIREAGRRMNAMSQGGQPVDVAETIAFFASPASQGLTGNVVRVCGQMLLGA from the coding sequence ATGAGCGATACCTATCAGGCGATTGCGAATTCTCCCATGGGCAAAGCGCTGTTTGGCGCAGTGAATCTCCCCATTCCGGTCATTCTCGACCGCTGGCAGCCGGGGCAGGCCTCTTTCATCAAGGGCCGCGTTCTGGTGGGTGCCGCCAATGGCTCCACCGGTGTTGATAGCATTCTGTCCACCCTGAAAGGCGCGCCGGAAGCCCAGCTGAGCGTGCTGGCCAATACCAGCACCGCCACCGAGCTGCAGAAGAAAGCCGGCAAGGCAGGCGTGGATGCGGAAAACTACACCGCCACCCGCGAAGACGATGCCAAGTTCAAGGGCCTGGTATTTGACGCTACCGGTATCCAGAACCCGGACGAACTGAAAGCCCTGTGGGAATTCTTCCACCCGGTGATCCGCAAGCTGGACAAGTGCGCTCGCGTTGTCGTGATCGGCCGCACTCCGGAAAAGCAGTCTGGCGCCACTCGTGTCGCCCAGCGCGCTCTGGAAGGTTTCACCCGTTCTGTGGGCAAGGAGATCAAGAAAGGCGCCACCGTGCAGCTGGTCTATGTGGATGAAGGTGCGGAAGCCCAGCTGGCCTCTCCCCTGCACTTCTTCCTCTCACCCAAGTCGGCCTATGTGTCTGCCCAGGTAGTGCGTGTGACCGAGTCCGGTTTCAAGGCAGCCAAATTCAACTGGGACAAGCCGCTGGCCGGCAAAAAAGCGCTGGTTACCGGTGGCTCCCGTGGTATCGGTGCAGCCATCGCCGAAGTGCTGGCCCGCGACGGCGCCACCGTGACCGTGCTGGACATTCCGCCCATGGCCGAAGACCTGAGCAAGGTTGCAGGCCAGATCGGTGGTGACACTCTGGAGCTGGATATCACCGCCCCGGAGGCGCCGGACGCCATTGCCGCCAAGGGCAAGGAAGTTGGTGGTTTCGACGTGATCGTGCATAACGCCGGCGTCACCCGCGACAAGATGCTCGGTAACATGTCCGAGAAGCTCTGGGACATGGTGCTGGACATCAACATCGCCAGCCAGTTGCGCATCAATGAAAAACTGCTGGCTGAGGGCGCCATCAACAAGGGCGGCAGCATCATCTCCATCAGTTCCATTGCCGGCATCGCCGGCAACCTGGGCCAGACCAACTACGGTGCCTCCAAAGCGGCCGTGATCGGCATGATCGATGCCTTCAAGGACGAATACGCCGAGAAGGGCATCACCATCAATGCCGTGGCGCCGGGCTTCATCGAAACCCAGATGACCGCCGCTATCCCCTTCACCATCCGTGAAGCAGGCCGTCGCATGAACGCCATGAGTCAGGGCGGTCAGCCGGTGGACGTGGCCGAAACCATCGCCTTCTTCGCCAGCCCGGCCTCCCAGGGCCTGACCGGCAATGTTGTGCGTGTTTGTGGTCAGATGCTGTTGGGGGCGTAA